A single window of Nocardioides baekrokdamisoli DNA harbors:
- the aroC gene encoding chorismate synthase, translating into MLRWLTAGESHGPELTAILEGLPAHVQITTDDIADSLARRRLGYGRGARMAFEQDVVTITGGVRHGVTQGGPIALNVGNSEWPKWETVMSVDPVDPSLLKETGRNAKLTRPRPGHADLVGMQKYDFDEARPILERASARETAARVALGRVASNFLQQVLGAEIVSHVIELGGVRTTSRDVPTPPDTARLDADPVRCLDAESAAAMVARIDQAHKDGDTLGGVVEVVVYGLPPGLGSHVHWDRRLDARLAAAMMGIQAIKGVEIGDGFELAATPGSLAHDEIVKDDTGAIRRTSGRAGGTEGGMSTGEVLRVRAAMKPIATVPRALRTIDVATGEEAVAHHQRSDVCAVPAAGIVAEAMVALVLADAVVEKFGGDSVGETRRNVESYLANLAY; encoded by the coding sequence ATGTTGCGTTGGCTTACGGCTGGTGAGTCCCACGGTCCTGAGTTGACCGCGATCCTGGAGGGGCTGCCCGCTCACGTCCAGATCACGACCGACGACATCGCCGACTCGCTCGCGCGTCGTCGGCTCGGCTACGGCCGCGGTGCCCGGATGGCCTTTGAGCAGGACGTCGTGACGATCACCGGTGGCGTACGCCACGGCGTCACCCAGGGCGGCCCGATCGCCCTGAACGTCGGCAACTCCGAGTGGCCGAAGTGGGAGACCGTGATGTCGGTCGACCCGGTCGACCCGTCCCTGCTCAAGGAGACCGGCCGCAACGCCAAGCTCACCCGTCCGCGCCCGGGCCATGCCGACCTGGTCGGAATGCAGAAGTACGACTTCGACGAGGCTCGTCCGATCCTCGAGCGTGCCTCTGCCCGCGAGACCGCAGCGCGGGTCGCGCTCGGTCGCGTCGCCAGCAACTTCCTCCAGCAGGTCCTGGGCGCCGAAATCGTCAGCCACGTGATCGAGCTCGGCGGCGTACGCACCACCAGCCGCGACGTGCCGACTCCTCCCGACACCGCGCGACTGGACGCGGACCCGGTGCGGTGCCTCGACGCCGAGTCGGCGGCCGCGATGGTCGCCCGCATCGATCAGGCGCACAAGGACGGCGACACACTCGGCGGCGTCGTCGAGGTCGTGGTCTACGGACTGCCGCCCGGGCTCGGGTCGCACGTGCACTGGGATCGGCGCCTCGACGCTCGTCTGGCCGCGGCGATGATGGGCATCCAGGCCATCAAGGGTGTCGAGATCGGCGACGGCTTCGAGCTCGCCGCCACCCCGGGCAGCCTGGCGCACGACGAGATCGTCAAGGACGACACCGGAGCGATCCGGCGTACGTCCGGACGCGCCGGCGGCACCGAGGGCGGCATGTCGACCGGCGAGGTTCTGCGCGTACGCGCCGCGATGAAGCCGATCGCGACCGTCCCGCGGGCCCTGCGGACGATCGATGTCGCGACCGGCGAAGAAGCAGTGGCGCATCACCAGCGCTCCGACGTCTGTGCGGTTCCGGCGGCGGGCATCGTGGCCGAGGCGATGGTCGCGCTCGTGCTGGCCGACGCCGTGGTCGAGAAGTTCGGTGGCGACTCGGTCGGTGAGACCAGGCGCAACGTCGAGTCCTACCTGGCGAACCTCGCGTACTGA
- a CDS encoding prepilin peptidase produces the protein MNWPALELAQLVTLVIGAIAIPPVVQRLPEPPPVELPPEGSAEETSLHRMLRDEGLSETYVELAVRLRRGWWAVWPLLALTTLAWHVIPERVGWVAMVVAPVCALLVVVDWRRRLLPRIVVRPLTAVIVLLALIDWLVRRNTDDLIRELCGGAIAWLIFGLLWFIRRAGMGLGDVRLALPLGILMAAVGWNAWLIGLYAGFVGFAVFGVGLMVIRRDRGILKKAYPFGPFMIAGAYAGMALAPHLRVIP, from the coding sequence ATGAACTGGCCCGCCCTGGAGTTGGCGCAGTTGGTGACGTTGGTCATCGGAGCGATCGCCATTCCGCCGGTCGTGCAGCGACTTCCCGAGCCGCCACCGGTGGAGCTCCCTCCGGAAGGATCGGCGGAGGAAACCTCGCTGCACCGGATGTTGCGTGACGAGGGGCTGTCCGAGACGTACGTCGAGCTCGCTGTCCGGCTTCGACGCGGATGGTGGGCGGTGTGGCCACTCCTAGCTCTGACGACCCTGGCTTGGCACGTCATCCCTGAACGCGTCGGTTGGGTCGCCATGGTCGTGGCGCCGGTGTGTGCGTTGTTGGTCGTCGTCGACTGGCGCCGTCGTCTCCTGCCTCGGATCGTCGTCCGCCCGCTCACCGCAGTCATCGTCCTGCTCGCGCTGATCGACTGGCTTGTCCGTCGCAACACCGATGACCTGATCCGTGAGCTCTGTGGTGGCGCCATCGCCTGGCTGATCTTCGGGCTGCTGTGGTTCATCCGCCGCGCGGGAATGGGCCTGGGAGACGTACGTCTCGCCCTGCCGCTCGGGATACTCATGGCTGCGGTCGGTTGGAACGCCTGGCTCATCGGCCTCTACGCGGGATTCGTCGGGTTCGCGGTGTTTGGCGTCGGCCTGATGGTCATCCGGCGCGATCGCGGGATCCTCAAGAAGGCGTACCCGTTCGGACCGTTCATGATCGCGGGGGCGTACGCCGGTATGGCGCTCGCTCCGCACTTGCGTGTCATCCCCTGA